One genomic window of Garra rufa chromosome 2, GarRuf1.0, whole genome shotgun sequence includes the following:
- the snapc1b gene encoding snRNA-activating protein complex subunit 1b produces MDHYREPVKADCEELLGRFQATESVRYEQFVEIWKGMDFSSIFHGKPELNERRRFARLILSVVSPYFLPPYTFQIRVGGLYLLYGLFNTQLVTPREKIRIALKDWNDVMQFQRDAVNAQHYDVVYVFRKLLSDKAFYFTAMPTPLNFRIKREDGKKRKICEEFVDPPSRPQELVTTDLLEEIANIHEHYEDLKKAIFTKPDPNLDIVQQNLVPKLNSTVLTYCNWQTDHATSEQQDAGEGPSNQESSNRALLLASIKSKSYGQAVEASKSRRHRQTELVPATGPDISPKVSSKKKRFPSLKTRTQLRFNTQESESEVSNLTRLWCLTAVKEEKEPEKKKKKFNWNPNKSSDPT; encoded by the exons ATGGATCACTATAGGGAACCGGTAAAAGCAGACTGCGAAGAACTACTGGGTCGTTTTCAAGCGACCGAGTCAGTTCGGTACGAGCAGTTTGTAGAGATCTGGAAAGGCATGGACTTCAGCAGCATCTTCCA TGGAAAACCAGAGCTAAATGAGAGAAGGCGTTTTgctcgtcttattctgtctgtgGTGTCCCCATATTTCTTACCACCCTACACTTTCCAGATCAGAGTGGGGGGTCTTTATCTGCTGTACGGCCTCTTCAACACACAACTTGTCACTCCCAGAGAGAAG ATCCGCATTGCTCTGAAGGACTGGAATGATGTTATGCAGTTTCAGAGGGATGCAGTGAATGCTCAACATTACGATGTGGTTTATGTCTTCAGAAAGCTCCTGTCAGATAAAGCTTTCTACTTCACTGCCATGCCAACACCG CTCAATTTCAGGATAAAGAGGGAGGATGGAAAGAAGAGGAAAATCTGTGAAGAGTTTGTTGATCCGCCATCACGTCCTCAGGAACTTGTCACCACAGATTTACTAGAG GAAATTGCAAATATCCATGAGCATTATGAGGATCTGAAGAAAGCCATTTTTACCAAACCAGACCCAAACTTGGATATTGTACAACAAAACCTGGTTCCCAAACTAAACAGCACTGTCCTCACTTATTGCAACTGGCAGACAGATCATGCA acaTCTGAGCAGCAGGATGCTGGAGAGGGACCTTCAAATCAAGAA AGCTCCAACAGAGCCCTGCTGCTAGCGTCTATCAAATCCAAATCATATGGACAAGCTGTAGAG GCCTCCAAGTCACGACGTCACAGACAGACAGAGTTGGTCCCAGCAACTGGACCAGACATTTCACCAAAGGTGTCATCAAAAAAGAAAAGATTCCCGTCACTTAAAACGCGCACTCAGTTACGCTTCAACACTCAGG AAAGTGAAAGTGAGGTCTCGAATTTAACCCGGCTGTGGTGTTTGACTGCAGTGAAAGAAGAGAAGGAACCAG